Below is a genomic region from Anoxybacillus flavithermus.
TCCTGCAGGGTCCATTTTCCTCGCTAAGTGAGTTAGCGAGGTTTTTTTGCAAATAATTTGAAACATTCGTTTTATTTTGGTACTCTTAAAGTAGGTTCACTTATGAAACTTTTCTGTTTCTAAAATATAATTTATCGGTTTCATTTGTGACCAATTACATAATAAATGAGGAGGAATGAAGTATGGCATTTGAATTACCACAATTGCCTTATGCTTACGATGCGTTGGAACCACATATTGATAAGGAAACGATGAACATTCATCACACGAAACATCATAACGCATATGTAACAAACTTAAACGCAGCGCTTGAAGGTCATCCAGAATTACAAAGCAAAACAATCGAAGAGCTAATGGCTAATTTAAACGAAGTACCAGAAAACATCCGTACAGCCGTTCGTAACAACGGAGGAGGACATGCAAACCATTCGCTCTTTTGGACAATTCTTTCACCAAATGGCGGCGGTGAGCCAACAGGTGAATTAGCTGAAGCAATTAACAATACATTCGGTAGCTTTGAAAAGTTTAAAGAAGAATTTTCAAAAGCAGCTGCAACACGTTTCGGCTCTGGTTGGGCATGGCTTGTTGTGCATAACGGTCAACTTGAAGTAACAAGTACACCAAACCAAGATACGCCATTAATGGAAGGTAAAACACCAATTTTAGGGTTAGATGTATGGGAGCATGCATACTACTTAAAATACCAAAACCGTCGTCCGGATTATATTTCAGCGTTTTGGAATGTTGTCAACTGGGACGAAGTTGCGAAACGTTACGCAGCAGCGAAATAATGATGAAGAGCTCGGCAAATTTTGTCGAGCTCTTTTTGTATATCGCTACAAAAGAGTAGGCAAACTACTTGTCAAGAAAGGGAGTTTGCCTATGAACAGATGGAAACGAATAATCGCGCATATTTGCATACATCAACAATTGTTTCTTTTACTA
It encodes:
- a CDS encoding superoxide dismutase, with amino-acid sequence MAFELPQLPYAYDALEPHIDKETMNIHHTKHHNAYVTNLNAALEGHPELQSKTIEELMANLNEVPENIRTAVRNNGGGHANHSLFWTILSPNGGGEPTGELAEAINNTFGSFEKFKEEFSKAAATRFGSGWAWLVVHNGQLEVTSTPNQDTPLMEGKTPILGLDVWEHAYYLKYQNRRPDYISAFWNVVNWDEVAKRYAAAK